A single genomic interval of Candidatus Hydrogenedentota bacterium harbors:
- a CDS encoding CinA family nicotinamide mononucleotide deamidase-related protein, giving the protein MNAEIVMIGTELLLGQIVDTNATHIGQVLAENGIGLYQKTTVGDNRRRIVNVLEAALQRADVVLTSGGLGPTEDDLTREAVSDVFRQPLEMRPELLEELQKRFAFIRRPITDNNKKQATAPVGATIIPNPNGTAPGIICGDARGEIICMPGVPHELKAMLADSVLPYLRAKYGIKGVLHYRVLKVCGMGESWVDDRMGDLMATLENPTIGVLASHEWVRIRITARADSIEEANTMIDEVDAKVRERLPGLIMGVNDDTLEGVVANLLTQRGWTIALGETFSGGVIAQRLAISGAACFAGAEVMPPQALAGNNYTESARAFAQVVRERFQSDCALGVATDEETRTIHACFTTPEGQTHWEAGYGKLDPLTQLRTGVTCLERIRRHLLGVESPRMQDPRRA; this is encoded by the coding sequence ATGAACGCTGAAATCGTGATGATTGGCACCGAACTCTTGCTCGGCCAGATCGTCGACACCAACGCCACACACATCGGCCAGGTGCTCGCCGAAAACGGCATAGGCCTCTACCAGAAGACTACCGTCGGCGATAACCGCCGCCGCATCGTGAATGTGCTCGAAGCTGCCCTCCAACGTGCCGATGTCGTCTTGACCTCCGGCGGACTTGGCCCCACGGAAGACGACCTCACCCGCGAGGCTGTCTCGGATGTGTTTCGCCAACCCTTGGAGATGCGGCCCGAGCTGCTGGAGGAGTTGCAGAAGCGATTCGCGTTCATCCGGCGACCCATCACCGACAACAACAAGAAACAGGCAACGGCCCCCGTTGGCGCGACGATCATCCCCAATCCCAACGGCACCGCGCCGGGAATCATCTGCGGCGATGCCCGCGGCGAGATCATCTGCATGCCCGGCGTGCCGCACGAATTGAAGGCCATGCTCGCCGACAGCGTTCTTCCGTACTTGCGCGCAAAGTACGGTATCAAAGGGGTCCTGCACTACCGCGTGTTGAAAGTCTGCGGAATGGGGGAGTCGTGGGTCGATGACCGCATGGGCGACCTGATGGCGACCCTGGAGAATCCCACCATCGGGGTGCTCGCGTCGCACGAATGGGTACGCATTCGCATCACGGCGCGCGCAGACAGTATCGAGGAAGCCAACACGATGATCGACGAAGTCGATGCGAAGGTGCGCGAGCGTCTGCCGGGACTCATCATGGGCGTCAACGACGATACGCTGGAGGGAGTCGTTGCGAATCTGCTCACGCAACGCGGTTGGACGATTGCATTGGGCGAGACGTTTTCGGGCGGCGTCATTGCGCAACGGCTTGCCATTTCCGGCGCGGCGTGTTTTGCGGGCGCGGAGGTGATGCCCCCGCAGGCGTTGGCTGGCAACAACTACACCGAGTCGGCGCGCGCTTTTGCTCAAGTCGTTCGCGAGAGGTTCCAGTCGGACTGCGCCCTGGGCGTGGCGACCGACGAGGAGACGCGTACGATTCATGCCTGCTTCACTACCCCCGAAGGCCAGACCCACTGGGAAGCCGGGTACGGAAAACTTGATCCGCTTACTCAGCTTCGTACCGGCGTCACCTGCCTCGAACGCATCCGGCGGCATCTGCTCGGCGTTGAGTCCCCTCGCATGCAAGACCCACGGAGAGCTTAG
- a CDS encoding DUF554 domain-containing protein, which yields MTGIGTILNVATVSVGGAFGLLLGHRLSDSSRRTVLTGLGLCSMALGVKMAFASQNFLIVIMSVLAGGIIGNWLGIEMYLATVGDRLQVKVARNGSPQARVTEAFVASSVLFCVGPLATLGAIQDGLFGDYKLLAMKSLLDGFSAMAFTAAMGWGVLLSVISIIAYQGGLTMAAFLLAGMFPNGLPENNPAVVELGATGGVLVLAIGLGLADIKRIPVADYLPALAIAPAIVLGLHWLGIAV from the coding sequence ATGACAGGCATTGGCACGATACTCAATGTCGCCACCGTATCCGTCGGCGGCGCATTCGGATTGCTCCTTGGCCACCGGCTTTCGGACTCGTCGCGCAGGACGGTCCTGACCGGACTCGGACTTTGCTCCATGGCGCTGGGCGTCAAGATGGCGTTCGCCTCCCAGAACTTCCTGATTGTCATCATGAGCGTGCTTGCGGGTGGGATCATTGGCAATTGGCTTGGCATCGAGATGTATCTCGCCACCGTCGGCGACCGATTGCAGGTAAAGGTGGCGCGCAACGGCAGTCCCCAGGCCCGTGTGACCGAAGCCTTCGTCGCGAGCAGTGTTCTGTTCTGTGTCGGTCCTCTTGCAACGCTCGGCGCGATTCAAGACGGTCTATTCGGAGACTACAAGCTGCTGGCCATGAAGAGTCTGCTCGACGGCTTTTCAGCGATGGCGTTTACGGCGGCAATGGGGTGGGGGGTGTTGTTAAGTGTCATCTCGATAATTGCGTACCAGGGCGGGCTCACGATGGCTGCGTTTCTGCTCGCCGGTATGTTCCCGAACGGCCTTCCGGAAAACAACCCCGCCGTCGTCGAACTCGGCGCCACGGGTGGTGTTCTTGTACTGGCCATCGGCCTTGGCCTTGCCGACATCAAACGCATCCCCGTGGCCGACTACCTGCCCGCACTCGCCATTGCACCGGCCATAGTCCTCGGATTGCATTGGCTTGGCATTGCGGTATAG